A stretch of Schistocerca cancellata isolate TAMUIC-IGC-003103 chromosome 3, iqSchCanc2.1, whole genome shotgun sequence DNA encodes these proteins:
- the LOC126176741 gene encoding peritrophin-1-like has product MKLLAGLLVLSVLAAVATATTPTCPEDDGATAVFYPDDTDTHGFWECSNGKAVHMVCPAGLVWNANINACDWPSSRK; this is encoded by the exons ATGAAAC TGTTGGCAGGCCTTCTGGTGCTGAGCGTGTTGGCCGCTGTGGCCACAGCGACCACGCCCACGTGTCCCGAAGATGACGGCGCCACGGCCGTCTTCTACCCAGACGACACGGACACACACGGCTTCTGGGAGTGCAGCAACGGCAAGGCTGTCCACATGGTGTGCCCTGCTGGACTCGTCTGGAACGCCAATATCAACGCCTGCGACTGGCCGTCCTCGAGGAAGTAG